The Acidobacteriota bacterium genome segment GCGAGGAGCGCGACCTGGTCGACGTGGCCGGGTTCCCCAACACCTACGGCCGCGGCGACCGGGTGGACGCACGCCTGGGGATCGACTCGACCGGGGAGCTCTACCTGCTGACGAAGGGCGACGGCTGGGTGCGGAAGCTGGGGCCGGCGCGAGCGCAATAGGACGTCAGGAAGACCGATCCGGATCGGTCTTCGGAGGGCGTTCATCCTCGCGCGAATGCTTTGACAGGGTGCGGTAGCGGGCATATATTCGAACTGAGTCCAGGAGCTGCGACAACGGCGCCGGCGGCGGCGCAGCCCGATCGCCATGGGCCGCGCGTCCGGCAGCCGGCCGACGTCTCGGGAGGTGTGGAGATGCGGCAACGACTGATCGAGTCGTTCGGCGTGGCAACGGCAATCGCAACCGTCGCGGTGCTGCTGCAGCTCGCCGCCGTGCCGGTCGAAGGGCAGGCGCCGAGCGAGACTCCGTGGGGGCATCCCAACCTGGAGGGCATCTGGCTCGACGTCTACGCGACGCCCTTCGAACGGCCCGCCGAGCTCGGTGATCGGGAGTTCTTCACGGCGGGCGAGCGGGCCGCACGCGACCAGGCCCGCATGGTCAACCCGGGCCGCAACGCGCGCGGGCAGGATGGCCGGACGGACGTGGCCGGGGCGTACAACGCCGTCTACACGTCGGCCCGCCCGGCCGGCCCGCGCACGTCGCTCGTGGTCGATCCGCCGAACGGGAGGCTCCCCGCCCTCACGCCGGAGGCCCGGCGGCGGAACGAGTTGGAGCGCGAGTGGCGCCTCATGCTCCTGCGCAGCACCGAGACCTGCCGCCTCGGCGGTAGCGGCTGCGCCGGCGGGGAGTACGGATCGGCGTCGCCGCGGCGGTTCGATGTCGTTCCCTTCTACAACACCGGCCGCATGAACCGCCACTTCGGGCCGGAGGATCAGAGTCTGGGCGACCGCTGCATGTCTGGGCGCACACCCGATTTCAACGGGTTCCGGCGCATCGTGCAGGGCGCGGATTCCATCGCGATCGGCTACGACACCGGGCAGGGACAGGGCTACCAGCGCATCGTCAACCTGAGCGGAAGCCATCCGCCGGACCGCATCCGCCTGCGGCACGGAGACTCGCGCGGCCGCTGGGAGGGCGACACGCTGGTCATCGAGACCACGAACTTCTCGCCCAAGTTCCGCTTCCGCGAGTCGGGCGGGAGCCGGCGTCTCGTCGAGCGCTATACGCGGGTCGACGAAGACACGCTGGCCTACGAAGTGACCATCGAGGACCCGGCGGCGTGGGTGGCGCCGTGGACCGTGCGGCAGGAGCTGAAGCGTCAGAGCGACCGGCAGAACCGAATCTACTACGAGCCGCGGTGCCACGAGGGAAACTACGGCCTGCCGGCGCTGCTCATCGGCGCCCGCGTGGACGAGCAGGCGTTCGCCGATGGGCGCGGTCCGGATCCGTTCTCGCTGGACACGGCGACCTGCGTAACCGGCTTGCAGGACTGAGCGATCTCGGCATCAAGGAGCGATGATGATGGGAAACCGTTTGAGAGTCTCGACCGTTGTCACGGCCCTTGCCGCCTTCAGCATGGGCGCCGTCCTCTCCTTCGGGGTGACCGGCACGGCCAGCCAGGACCAGGCGGAGCGGCCGGCGCAGACCCCCGACGGGCGGCCGAACTTCAACGGCGTGTGGCAGGCCCTCAACGAGGCGCACTGGGATCTGCAGGCGCACGAGGCGCTGCCGGGCATGGTGATGCAGGAGGGCGTCTATCCCTACGAGTACGCCCGGGTGCCGGCCGCGCCGGTGGTGGCGCTGGGCGCCGCGGCCGGCGTGCCCGGGTCGATGGGGGTCGTGCAGGGAGACGGCGGCATCCCGTACCGGCCGGAAGCGCTCCAGGTGAAGCAGGAGAACGGCGCGAACTGGATCGACCGCGATCCCGAGCTCAAGTGCTACCTGCCGGGGACGCCCCGCGCGATGTACATGCCCTACCCCTTCCAGATCGTCCAGGGCACGAACAAGATCCACATGAACTTCGCGTTCTCGAACGCGGCGCGCATCATCCACCTGGACGAGGTCGATCTTCCGCCGGACTATTCCTACATGGGACACTCGGTCGGACGGTGGGAAGGCGACACGCTGGTGGTCGACGTGACGGACTTCAACGGCAGGAACTGGTTCGACCGGGCCGGGAACTTCCACAGTGAAGCCCTGCAGCTCACCGAGCGCTACTCGCCGCTGTCGGCGGACGCCATCTGGTACGAAGTGACGATCGACGATCCGGAGACCTTCACCGAACCGTGGTCGATCGCCATGCCAATCTATCGTCGCCTGGAACCGAACGCCACCGTGCTGGACTATCCCTGCATCGAGTTCGCCGAGGAGTTCATGTACGGGAACCTGCGCCGCGAGCAGTTGGTCCGGCGCTGGGAAGGCGAGACGATAATCGTGGAGATTACGCGCAAGATTCCACCGGGCGACGCACTGCACGAGTGGTATCGACGGTAACGAACCGGTGGCAAGGAGGGCAAAGCCCATGAGGACGAAACTGTTGATTGCGGGCTGTGCGGTCGTCGGGAGCTGCTTGTGGTTGGCGGGAATGGCCGCGCCAGTGGCAGCGCATCACGCCTTCGCCGCGGAATTCGACGCCGACAGGCCGGTCGATTTCAGCGGCACGGTCACGCGGGTCGAGTGGGTCAATCCCCACGTCTGGATCCACATCGACGTGGAGCTCGACGACGGCACCACAGAGGAATGGGCGTTCGAAGGGGGCACTCCGAACGTGCTGTTCCGGCGGGGCTTCACGAGGCGGTCGCTGCTGCCCGGCACCGAGGTCAACGTCGACGGGTATCAGGCCAAGGACGGCACGAACCGGGCGAACGGCCGGGACATCACGCTCCCCGACGGGACGAGGCTGTTCCTCGGGTCGTCCGGCACCGGCGCCCCGTGGGAGCTGGCCCGACCGGGTGTCGACACCGTAGAGAATCCCAGGTAGCCGCAGCCTGTCGGACGACGCGACGTTTCGAGTACACGAAAAGCCCGGCCTCGCAAATTGCGAGGCCGGGCTCGATTTTTGCGGGCCCGCGCCCGCAGGCAGCACGGGGCTGCCTCGACGCTCGGGACCCGAGCGGTCACCGCTGCAGGCGGTCGGCGTCGTAGATGGAGAAGGAGGCCGGGTCCGGGCCGCGCCCTTCCGCAAACGCCTGATCGTCCAGACGATAGCCGAGGAGCAACGCCGGCAGGCCGTAGTTCCCTTCGTGGCACCGGGGCTCGTAGTAGATCCGGTTCTGCTGGTCGCTCTGCCGCTTCAGCTCCTGCCGGAGCGTCCACGGCGCCACCCACACCGTCGGATCCTCGATCGTCATCTCGTAATCGAGCGTTTCCTCGTCGACCCGCGTATACCGTTCGACGAGCCGGCGGTTCTCGGCCGAGCCCTGGTACGGGAACTTGTGGGAGAAGTTCGTGGTCTCGATGACCAGCGTGTCGCCCTCCCACCGGCCGCGCGAGTCGCCGTGACGCAGGCGGATGTGGCCCGGCGGATGACTTCCGCCCAGGTTGACCATGCGCTGGAACCCCTGGCCCTGCCCGGTGTCGTAGGCGATGGCGACGGAGTTCTCACCCTGCACGATGCGGCGGAACCCGTTCAGGTCTGGCGTGCGCCCCGACATGCACCGGTCGCCCAGGCTCTGATCCTCCGGACCGTCGTGGCGGTTCATGCGGCCCCGCGTGTTGTAGTAGGGCGTCGTCTCGTAGCGGCGGGGCGAAGGGGGCCCGTACTCTCCCCCGGCGCACTGCGGCGCCTGGGTCCGGCAGGTCTCGGTGTTGCGCAGGAGCATGGCGCGCCACTCCTGCTCGATCTCGTTGCGCCGCACCTGCTCCGGCGTGAGTGCGGGAATCCTCCCGTTCGGCGGGTCGACGACGAGCGACGTCCGGGGGCCCGCCGGCTTCGCCGAGGTGTAGACGGTGTTGTACGCCCCGCTGGGCAGCACCGGCGGACGAGCGAGCGCGGCCTGATTCCGTGCGGCCCGCTCTTCCTCGGTGGCGAACTCGCGCTCGCCGATCGCCGGGTCCCGCTCCAGCGGCGTGGAGTACACGTCCAGCCAGATGCCCTCCAGGTTCGGATGCCCCCACGCGGTCGTATCCGGCGCCTGGCCGCTCACCGGCACCGCGGTAAGCTGCAAGAGCACCGTGAGGGTCGCGAGCACCGCTGCCGTACCGAGCAACTCGAGCAGTCGTCGCCTCATTTCCATACCCCCTGACATTCCTCACCGGCCTGCGAGGGGCCGCCGGCGGCGGCCCCTCGACGCGCAAGCCCGGCGGGCATCAGTCACCCGGCCAGGGCACGCCGACGTCGCCGGCGGCACTGCCCATCCCGACGTACTTGAACCGCTGCACGCGCTTGCCCTCGAAGGTCTCGGTCGTGTAGACGTTGCCGGCCGAGTCCACCGCGATGCTGTGGTTGCCGAAGAACTGCCCCGCCATGCGGCCGCCGCTGCCGAAGCTGTAGATGTACTCCAGCGGCTTGCGGCGCAGCACGTGCACCTGCTGGTTCACACCGTCGGCGACGTAGGCGAAGGTCTGGTCCGGATCCGTCGAGAACGCGATGTCCCAGGCGGAGCCGGATCCGAGCGTCTTCGGCATGAGGTAGATCTCCTCGACGAACTCGCCCGCCTTGGTGAACACCTGCACGCGGTTGCCCGGACGGTCGCACGCGTAGACCAGGCCGTCGCTGGTCGGGTCGGCGCAGTGCACCGGGTTGCGGAACTGCTGGTCCCCGGACTTGTCGCTGCTGACCGCGCCGTGCGCCGGCGCGTTCGCCGCGTTGTAGCGCGGCAGCTCGTCGTCGCTGGGCCGGTTGCCGTAGGCGCCCCAGTAGCGCTTCAGCTCGCCGGTGTCGCCGTCGACCACCGCCACGCGCCGGTTGCCGTAGCCGTCGGCGAGATACGCCTCGTTGGCCTCGGCGTCGAAGGTGACCTTGGCGACCTTCTGGTAGCGCGTCATCGAGTTGCTGTCGGGCTCGGCGTAGCCGTCCTCACCGACCTGCAGCAGGAACTCGCCGCTGTGGCTGAACTTCAGCGCGTGCGAGTCGTCGGCGCCGTTGCCGCCGATCCAGACGTTGTCCATCGGATCGACCCAGATGCCGTGGTTCGAGTCGGGCCAGTCGTAGCCCTCGCCGGGTCCGCCCCAGTGCTGCACCAGCTTGCCCTCCTGGTCGAACTCCAGGATGGGCGGCGCGGGATGGCAGCACGCCTCGGCGAACGGCGGGTCCAGCGCGGCCGGGATCTCGTTCGGCGCGAGGTTGCCGCGGTGCACGATCCAGACGTGGTCGTCCGAGTCGACCGAGACCCCGATGGTCGAACCGAGCAGCCAGTTGTTCGGCAGCGGCTGCGGCCAGAACGGGTCGACCTCGAACAGCGGCGCGTTCGGGACGGCTTCCTGGGCCCCGATCCCCCCGCTCTGTCCGCCGCCCCACACCAGAATCGCCGCCAACAGAGTACAGACGCTCAAGATGATCAGTCGCGACTTCATGTCCTTGTCCCCCACCTCACCCGAAAACAGAGGCTCACAGTATACGCCCCGCGGAACGCCGTCGCGAGCCCTTCCGCCCCTCCGCCGCCGGCGTCCGCGGATCACCAGCCGAACCCGGATCCACGGAGCACGGGCGCCGGGGCTACCTGGAATCCGTCCCCGCCGCGTCGCCTGCCGCCTGCCGTTCGAGATTGCGGTGAATCTCGAGTATGTGTCGAATGTCGTGATTGCCCTCGTGGCACCCGTACTCGAACAACGGACCGGTGGTCTTCACCATCGGCAGCTCCACGCTCCACGGGCTGGTCCACGTCTCCGGATCGGTGACCGTGAACTCGTAGTGAATCCGATCGGCGCTGACGCGGGTGAAGCGTTCCACGACGTGGAGTGCGCCGCCGGCTCCGCGGAAACGTCTCCTCTCGGCGTAGTTGCGGGTCTCGACGACCAGCGTGTCCCCCTCCCAGCGGCCGCGCGAGTCGCCGGGGAACTGGCGGATTGCGTCCGAGACGTGCGGGCGCCGGTCGAGCGGGATGATGCGCGGGGGATTGGTGGCCAGCTCGGAGAGCACCACGACGTGGTCCGGAGTCTGGAAGAACTGATGGATGTCGTTGTAGGACGGCGGCATCATCGGCGGACCCTCGTGCGACCACGCGATGCAGCGCTCGGACAGGGGCCGGTTCTGGTGGCTGTCGAACGCGCTTGCATGCGCCTGGGCGGCCCGGGTAGCGGCCGCGCGCGCCGCGGCCTCCGGCGTCAGCGGCGGGAATCGGCCGTTCCGCGGCCGGGTGATCAACGACGTGCGCCGGCTCGACAGTCCCTTGGGCACCGGCGTGCGCAGCCAGATCTCGTTGTCGTAGTGGATGTGATGACGCTCGTCCGGCGTGCGGTTGGCCTGATACTTGTACCGCTGGAGTTCCTCCCGATCTTCTATGTCGATGATGTCGAGAATCTCGCGCGCCGACGGGTCGACGCCGGCGGCCGTGAGCTCCCGCTGCAGCCAGGCGGTCTCCTCTTCCGTGAAGAACTCCCGGTCGCCCAGATGCGCGGGCCGCTCCAGCGGCGTGAAGGTCTGGGTCGTCCAGTAGCCCTGCAGGTCGGGACGGCCGTCGGGAGTGCGAGGCAGCGTCCACTCCGCCGCCCCGTCCGCGTCACTCTTTTCCCGATCCTGCGCGGACGCGGAGACCGGCGACAGAAGCGCGATCGCGACGACCGCGGCCAGCGCCGCAAGCGTGGCATGGTGCATCTGAGTCCTCCCCGAGCATCAGGCCCGTCGGTGACCGGGATCGCGCTCATGATCGCCTGCCGCACGCCCTTTTTCAAGCCGCGGTGGAGTCGCCGGCGTTGACCACTGGATTCCATCGCCCATACCATCGCGCGATGTCCCACCGTCCTTCCACAAGCCGAACCGCCGTCGTCGTCGCCTGCGCGATCGTCTGGCTCGGCGCCGCCGCGCCCGGCGCCGAGGACTGGCCGCAGTGGCGCGGCGTCGACCGGGACGCCGTGTGGCGCGAGACCGGCCTCGTCGAGCGGTTCGCGGACGACGGCCTGATCGTGAAGTGGCGGACGCCGGTCCGCGGCGGCTTCGCGGGACCGGCCGTCGCCGGGGGGCGCGTCTTCGTCCTCGACTACCAGGAGACGCCGGGCAGCCGCACGATGGACGGCCACGAGCGGCTGCTGGCGCTCGACGAGGAGACCGGCGCCGTGCTGTGGACGCGGGAATGGCCGGCCGCCTACCGCAACATCCACTTCAAGTTCGCGAGCGGCCCGCGGGCGACGCCGCTCGTCGACGGCGGCCGGGTCTACATCCTCGGGGCGGCCGGCATGCTGTCGTGCTTCGACACCGCGACCGGCGACCTGATCTGGCGCATCGACACGGCGGCCGACTACGGGGTGACGGTCCCGGTCTTCGGCGTGTCGCAGTCGCCGCTGGTCGAGGGCGGGCACCTGATCGTGCTGCTCGGCGGCGAGCCGGACGCGAAGGTGGTCGCCTTCGACAAGGCGACCGGCACGGAGGCGTGGCGGGCGCTCGAGTCCGACTCGGAGCCCGGCTACTCGTCGCCCATCGTCATCACCGCAGGCGGCGTGCGGCAACTGATCGTCTGGCACGCGTCGGCGCTCACCTCGCTCGATCCGGCGACCGGCGAGATCTGGTGGAACCACCCGTACGAGGTCGGCGGCGGCCTGTCGATCGTGACCCCGGTCCGCAGCGGGCGCTACCTCGTGGTCAGCGAGTTCTTCAACGGCACGATGATGTTCGCGCTCAACTCGGACCGCCCGGCGGCGCGCATGCTGTGGCGGGGGCAGGCCCGCACCGAGTTTCCCGACCAGACCGACACGCTGCACTCGCTCATCTCGACCCCGATCGTCGTCGGCGACCACCTGTACGGCGTCGGCAGCTACGGCGAGCTGCGGGGCCTCGACGCCACGAGCGGCGAGCGGCTCTGGCAGAGCGACCGGATGAACGCCCAGGATCGCTGGGCGACGGCCTATTTCGTCCGCAACGGCGACCGCCACTTCGTCGTCAACGACTCGGGCGACCTGATCATCGCGCGCTTCGGACCGGAGGGTTACGAGGAGGTCGACCGGACGCTTCTGCTGACCCCGACCACGCGCACGCGCGGCGGCGCCTCCGGGCGCTGGAACGACCGGGCCGTGCTGTGGTCCCACCCGGCCTTTGCCAACGGCCACGTCGTCGCCCGCAACGACGCCGAGGTCGTGCGGCTGTCGCTGGCCGCCGTGGACTACGAGCAGGGACCATGACGGCGCGCGGGCCGGTCTGGCAGCGTCCACGGGCTCGCGTACGTCGCCGGGTCGGTGGTCATTGGACGGTGAAGGTGCCCGCCACGGTGCGCCCGCCGTCCGCGCGTTGGCGGCGGACCGAAGGAACATCGCCGACAGTGAACTCGAACGCGCCGGTCCGGATCGGCGTGAAGCTGAACTGCACCGTGCCGCCGACGTCGAATTCGATGGCGCGGAACGCCAGCGCCTGCAGATGCACCTCGATCCCGTTGATGGTGACGAGGCGCAGGTGCGAGTTGTGCAGCAGCTCGTCGACCTCG includes the following:
- a CDS encoding PQQ-binding-like beta-propeller repeat protein, producing the protein MSHRPSTSRTAVVVACAIVWLGAAAPGAEDWPQWRGVDRDAVWRETGLVERFADDGLIVKWRTPVRGGFAGPAVAGGRVFVLDYQETPGSRTMDGHERLLALDEETGAVLWTREWPAAYRNIHFKFASGPRATPLVDGGRVYILGAAGMLSCFDTATGDLIWRIDTAADYGVTVPVFGVSQSPLVEGGHLIVLLGGEPDAKVVAFDKATGTEAWRALESDSEPGYSSPIVITAGGVRQLIVWHASALTSLDPATGEIWWNHPYEVGGGLSIVTPVRSGRYLVVSEFFNGTMMFALNSDRPAARMLWRGQARTEFPDQTDTLHSLISTPIVVGDHLYGVGSYGELRGLDATSGERLWQSDRMNAQDRWATAYFVRNGDRHFVVNDSGDLIIARFGPEGYEEVDRTLLLTPTTRTRGGASGRWNDRAVLWSHPAFANGHVVARNDAEVVRLSLAAVDYEQGP